From Methanobacterium alcaliphilum, one genomic window encodes:
- the tmk gene encoding dTMP kinase, with the protein MYICLEGIDGAGKSTQVELLKEWLDEMGHDVERIVEPTSSEVGILIRKMLKNPKATHSDFQKTLGLLFAADRMILKETIEKAETENKIIISDRCFYSSMAYQNPLSWIGEINKYAKKPDLVVLLDLDVKTAVSRCQGTDEFEKKSFLTKVKKNYLNIAKKEDFFVINANNGVNLVHRDIKKIIAPHLGICMDNIL; encoded by the coding sequence ATGTACATATGTTTGGAAGGTATTGATGGTGCTGGAAAATCCACTCAAGTAGAACTTCTCAAAGAATGGTTAGATGAGATGGGGCATGATGTGGAGCGGATTGTTGAACCCACATCATCAGAAGTAGGAATTCTGATTCGAAAGATGCTGAAAAATCCTAAAGCTACTCATTCCGATTTTCAAAAAACACTAGGCCTCCTTTTTGCTGCAGACAGAATGATTTTAAAGGAAACAATAGAGAAAGCAGAAACTGAAAATAAAATTATTATAAGTGATCGCTGCTTTTATTCAAGTATGGCTTATCAAAACCCCTTAAGTTGGATTGGGGAAATTAATAAATATGCAAAAAAACCAGATCTGGTTGTTTTATTGGACTTGGATGTTAAAACAGCAGTTTCACGCTGCCAGGGAACTGATGAATTTGAGAAAAAATCCTTTTTAACAAAAGTGAAAAAAAATTATTTGAATATTGCAAAAAAGGAAGATTTTTTTGTAATAAATGCAAACAATGGTGTTAACCTGGTTCATAGGGATATTAAAAAGATTATTGCCCCTCATTTAGGTATTTGTATGGATAATATTCTTTAA
- a CDS encoding GAF domain-containing protein — protein sequence MSKIKVMVVEDESIVAIDIGQRLVGLGYEVTATVSSGEKAIEMAEKTSPEIILMDIVLKGKMDGIEAAAQIVEKFKIPVVYLTAYSDEKTLKRAKVTGPFGYIIKPFEDRELHSVIEIALYKHDLETKLKESEERYRITLNSINDILFTLDLDEKCTMVSEPQLKRYGFNAEDFIGKNPFEQLGVSTRAHHEANQKALNGENVVYDWSTQINESSFYFQTSVSPLKNADGEIIGVTGLLRDITALKKTKKALSLEIKNSNALADLSQRLLGAISLEDISKQVLGYAKELTGSEFCFVGYTEPGTKNLVNFSLTKTVWSKCHVENVFKTEFDFNDVGGLWGWVLDNKKSILTNDPSADERSKGTPEGHIAIKNFLSAPAIANDELVGQIALANADHSYTDQDLLLTERLADIYALAIHRKLSEEKLMKSEEKNRIIVEKFLKIVSEMLAEIK from the coding sequence ATGTCTAAAATTAAGGTCATGGTAGTAGAAGATGAAAGTATTGTAGCAATTGATATTGGTCAAAGATTGGTTGGCCTGGGATATGAAGTAACCGCTACAGTTTCATCAGGCGAAAAAGCCATTGAAATGGCTGAAAAAACTTCACCAGAGATTATTTTGATGGATATTGTTTTAAAAGGGAAAATGGACGGTATTGAAGCAGCAGCGCAGATTGTGGAAAAATTTAAAATTCCGGTAGTTTACCTCACTGCTTATTCTGATGAAAAAACTCTTAAAAGAGCCAAGGTAACAGGTCCTTTTGGATATATTATTAAACCATTTGAAGATAGGGAACTGCACAGTGTAATCGAAATTGCTCTTTATAAACATGATCTGGAAACTAAACTTAAAGAAAGTGAAGAAAGATATAGGATAACTCTTAATTCAATTAATGATATTCTCTTTACGCTCGATCTTGATGAAAAATGTACTATGGTTTCTGAACCTCAATTAAAACGCTATGGATTTAATGCAGAGGATTTTATAGGAAAAAATCCGTTTGAACAATTAGGAGTATCCACCCGTGCACATCATGAAGCTAATCAAAAAGCTTTGAATGGGGAAAATGTTGTTTATGACTGGTCAACCCAGATTAATGAAAGCAGTTTTTATTTCCAGACATCTGTTTCACCCCTTAAAAATGCAGATGGAGAAATAATTGGAGTTACTGGGCTTTTAAGAGACATTACTGCTCTTAAAAAAACAAAAAAAGCACTTTCATTAGAAATTAAAAACAGTAATGCTCTTGCAGATTTATCTCAAAGACTTTTAGGTGCAATATCCCTGGAAGATATTTCCAAACAAGTCTTAGGATATGCTAAAGAATTAACTGGAAGTGAATTCTGTTTTGTAGGTTATACTGAACCTGGCACAAAAAACCTCGTTAATTTCAGCCTCACTAAGACCGTTTGGTCCAAGTGTCATGTAGAAAATGTTTTTAAAACCGAATTTGATTTCAATGACGTAGGAGGACTTTGGGGTTGGGTTTTAGATAATAAAAAATCAATATTAACTAATGATCCATCAGCAGATGAAAGATCTAAAGGAACTCCTGAAGGTCATATAGCTATTAAAAATTTCTTATCTGCCCCCGCCATAGCAAATGATGAATTAGTGGGCCAAATTGCCCTGGCCAATGCAGATCATTCTTATACAGATCAAGATCTTTTACTTACCGAAAGACTGGCAGATATCTATGC
- a CDS encoding tyrosine--tRNA ligase: MDLQTKMELIIQGTLEVITDNELEEKLQKDQPVAYIGYEPSGKIHMGHAITVMKLIDLQKAGFKIKILLADYHAYLNGKGSLEEIKDMAEYNKKCFLALGLSPTNTEFILGSSFQTREDYTTHVYKLALLTTLVRAKRSMAQITRDAEDHKVAEVIYPLMQVVDMVFLEADLALGGMEQRKIHMLARENLPRIGFESPVCIHTPLLHGTDGSEKMSSSKGNFIAIDDSPEEIKQKIKKSYCPAGEIDGNPILEIAKHFIFTRQEQMVIKRPEKFGGNLELNYKELLDMYSQEKLHPLDLKNTVTEYLVDILKPVREYMANK; encoded by the coding sequence ATGGATTTACAAACAAAGATGGAATTAATTATTCAAGGCACCCTGGAAGTAATTACCGACAATGAATTGGAAGAAAAACTCCAAAAAGACCAACCAGTAGCATATATTGGATATGAACCATCTGGAAAAATCCATATGGGGCATGCCATTACTGTTATGAAGTTGATAGATCTTCAAAAAGCGGGTTTTAAAATTAAAATTCTTTTAGCCGATTATCACGCTTATTTAAATGGAAAAGGCAGTTTAGAAGAAATAAAAGATATGGCGGAATATAATAAAAAATGTTTCCTTGCTCTAGGACTTTCCCCCACAAATACTGAATTCATATTGGGATCCAGTTTTCAAACCAGAGAAGATTACACTACCCATGTTTACAAATTAGCCCTTTTAACCACGCTGGTGCGAGCCAAAAGGAGTATGGCCCAAATTACACGGGACGCTGAGGACCATAAGGTAGCGGAAGTTATTTATCCTTTAATGCAAGTAGTGGACATGGTATTTTTAGAAGCTGACCTAGCCTTAGGTGGTATGGAGCAGCGGAAAATACACATGTTAGCCCGTGAAAATCTTCCCCGAATTGGTTTTGAATCCCCAGTTTGTATTCATACGCCTTTACTCCATGGTACAGATGGTTCTGAAAAGATGTCCTCCAGCAAAGGTAATTTCATAGCTATTGATGATTCTCCTGAAGAAATAAAGCAAAAGATTAAAAAGAGTTACTGTCCTGCAGGAGAAATTGATGGTAATCCTATTTTAGAAATAGCAAAACATTTTATATTTACCAGACAAGAGCAGATGGTTATTAAAAGACCTGAAAAGTTTGGGGGTAATCTGGAACTAAATTATAAAGAATTATTAGATATGTACTCTCAAGAAAAATTACATCCTCTTGACCTTAAAAATACCGTGACAGAGTACCTGGTAGATATATTAAAGCCTGTTCGAGAATATATGGCTAATAAATAA